The Streptomyces europaeiscabiei genome window below encodes:
- a CDS encoding replication-associated recombination protein A has translation MEPDLFTAAAEERQEKDPAASPLAVRMRPRTLDEVVGQQHLLKPGSPLRRLVGESGGGPAGPSSVILWGPPGTGKTTLAYVVSKATDKRFVELSAITAGVKEVRAVIEGARRATGGYGKETVLFLDEIHRFSKAQQDSLLPAVENRWVTLIAATTENPYFSVISPLLSRSLLLTLEPLTDDDLRGLLRRALTDERGLKSAVTLPEDTEAHLLRIAGGDARRALTALEAAAGAALDKGAEAIALQTLEETVDRAAVKYDRDGDQHYDVASALIKSIRGSDVDAALHYLARMIEAGEDPRFIARRLMISASEDIGLADPNALPTAVAAAQAVAMIGFPEAALTLSHATIALALAPKSNAATMAIGAAMEDVRKGLAGPVPPHLRDGHYKGAAKLGHAQGYVYPHDLPEGIAAQQYAPDEIKEREYYTPTRHGAEARYADAVEWTRKNLGRKQS, from the coding sequence GTGGAGCCCGATCTGTTCACCGCCGCCGCAGAAGAACGCCAGGAGAAGGACCCCGCCGCCAGCCCCCTGGCCGTACGGATGCGTCCGCGCACCCTCGACGAGGTCGTGGGCCAGCAGCACCTGCTGAAGCCCGGTTCGCCCCTGCGCAGACTGGTCGGCGAGTCCGGCGGCGGACCCGCCGGTCCCTCCTCGGTGATCCTCTGGGGCCCGCCCGGCACCGGCAAGACGACCCTGGCGTACGTCGTCTCCAAGGCCACCGACAAGCGTTTCGTGGAACTCTCGGCGATCACCGCCGGCGTCAAGGAGGTCCGCGCGGTCATCGAGGGCGCCCGCCGCGCCACCGGCGGGTACGGCAAGGAGACCGTTCTCTTCCTCGACGAGATCCACCGCTTCAGCAAGGCCCAACAGGACTCCCTGCTCCCGGCCGTCGAGAACCGCTGGGTCACCCTGATCGCGGCGACCACGGAGAACCCGTACTTCTCGGTGATCTCCCCCCTCCTGTCCCGCTCCCTCCTCCTCACCCTCGAACCCCTCACCGACGACGACCTGCGCGGCCTCCTGAGGCGCGCGCTGACCGACGAACGCGGCCTCAAGAGCGCCGTCACCCTCCCCGAGGACACCGAGGCCCACCTCCTGCGGATCGCCGGCGGCGACGCCCGCCGCGCCCTGACCGCCCTGGAGGCCGCGGCCGGCGCCGCCCTCGACAAGGGGGCGGAGGCGATCGCGCTCCAGACGCTGGAGGAGACCGTCGATCGCGCCGCCGTGAAGTACGACCGCGACGGCGACCAGCACTACGACGTGGCCAGCGCCCTCATCAAGTCCATCCGGGGCTCCGACGTCGACGCCGCGCTGCACTACCTGGCCCGGATGATCGAGGCCGGTGAGGACCCCCGGTTCATCGCCCGCCGCCTGATGATCTCCGCCAGCGAGGACATCGGCCTCGCCGATCCGAACGCGCTGCCGACAGCCGTCGCCGCCGCCCAGGCCGTCGCCATGATCGGCTTCCCCGAGGCCGCGCTCACCCTCAGCCACGCCACCATCGCCCTCGCTCTGGCGCCCAAGTCGAACGCCGCGACCATGGCGATCGGCGCCGCCATGGAGGACGTACGGAAGGGGCTGGCCGGCCCCGTGCCCCCGCATCTGCGGGACGGGCACTACAAGGGCGCGGCCAAGCTCGGGCACGCGCAGGGGTACGTGTACCCGCACGATCTGCCCGAGGGGATCGCCGCCCAGCAGTACGCGCCGGACGAGATCAAGGAGCGGGAGTACTACACACCGACCAGGCACGGAGCCGAGGCCCGGTACGCCGACGCGGTGGAGTGGACCAGGAAGAACCTCGGTCGGAAGCAGTCCTGA
- a CDS encoding RelA/SpoT family protein, translated as MADEAQHLTAAKPESASGPAAKPAQDATHPATTSAQGPVEHAQSAPADKAAGPARPKPASAESPAPAPTPAPPARPAPTGQPARSGSSNRVRARLARLGVQRSNPYNPVLEPLLRIVRGNDPKIETATLRQIEKAYQVAERWHRGQKRKSGDPYITHPLAVTTILAELGMDPATLMAGLLHDTVEDTEYGLDQLRRDFGDSVALLVDGVTKLDKVKFGEAAQAETVRKMVVAMAKDPRVLVIKLADRLHNMRTMRYLKREKQEKKARETLEIYAPLAHRLGMNTIKWELEDLAFAILYPKMYDEIVRLVAERAPKRDEYLAIVTDEVQQDLRAARIKATVTGRPKHYYSVYQKMIVRGRDFAEIYDLVGIRVLVDTVRDCYAALGTVHARWNPVPGRFKDYIAMPKFNMYQSLHTTVIGPNGKPVELQIRTFDMHRRAEYGIAAHWKYKQEAVAGASKVRSDQPRTTGKDDHLNDMAWLRQLLDWQKETEDPGEFLESLRFDLSRNEVFVFTPKGDVIALPAGATPVDFSYAVHTEVGHRTIGARVNGRLVPLESTLDNGDLVEVFTSKAAGAGPSRDWLNFVKSPRARNKIRAWFSKERRDEAIEQGKDAIVRAMRKQNLPIQRILTGDSLVTLAHEMRYPDISALYAAIGESHVSAQSVVQKLVQALGGEEAATEEIDEAVPPTRSRKRRGNNDPGVVVKGVEDVWVKLARCCTPVPGDPIIGFVTRGSGVSVHRNDCVNVESLSREPERILEVEWAPTQSSVFLVAIQVEALDRSRLLSDVTRVLSDQHVNILSAAVQTSRDRVATSRFTFEMGDPKHLGHVLKAVRGVEGVYDVYRVTSARRP; from the coding sequence TTGGCAGACGAGGCCCAGCACCTGACCGCCGCCAAGCCCGAGTCCGCCTCGGGCCCCGCGGCCAAGCCCGCGCAGGACGCGACGCACCCCGCGACGACGTCCGCGCAGGGCCCGGTCGAGCATGCCCAGTCCGCGCCCGCCGACAAGGCCGCCGGCCCGGCGCGCCCCAAGCCAGCCTCGGCAGAGAGCCCCGCGCCCGCGCCCACTCCGGCGCCCCCGGCCCGGCCCGCCCCCACGGGCCAGCCGGCGCGCTCCGGCTCCTCCAACCGCGTGCGTGCCCGCCTCGCCCGCCTCGGCGTGCAGCGCTCCAACCCGTACAACCCGGTCCTGGAGCCGCTGCTGCGGATCGTCCGCGGCAACGACCCGAAGATCGAGACGGCGACACTCCGTCAGATCGAGAAGGCCTACCAGGTCGCCGAGCGCTGGCACCGCGGCCAGAAGCGCAAGAGCGGCGACCCGTACATCACGCACCCCCTCGCCGTCACCACCATCCTCGCGGAGCTGGGCATGGACCCGGCCACTTTGATGGCCGGGCTCCTGCACGACACGGTCGAGGACACCGAGTACGGCCTCGACCAGCTCCGCCGCGACTTCGGTGACTCCGTCGCCCTCCTCGTCGACGGCGTCACGAAGCTGGACAAGGTCAAGTTCGGCGAGGCCGCCCAGGCCGAGACCGTGCGCAAGATGGTCGTCGCCATGGCCAAGGACCCCCGCGTCCTGGTCATCAAGCTCGCCGACCGCCTGCACAACATGCGCACCATGCGCTACCTCAAGCGCGAGAAGCAGGAGAAGAAGGCGCGCGAGACCCTGGAGATCTACGCGCCGCTCGCCCACCGCCTGGGCATGAACACCATCAAGTGGGAACTGGAGGACCTCGCCTTCGCGATCCTCTACCCCAAGATGTACGACGAGATCGTCCGGCTGGTGGCCGAGCGGGCACCGAAGCGTGACGAGTACCTGGCCATAGTGACCGACGAGGTCCAGCAGGACCTGCGGGCAGCCCGCATCAAGGCGACCGTCACCGGCCGCCCGAAGCACTACTACAGCGTCTACCAGAAGATGATCGTCCGCGGTCGCGACTTCGCGGAGATCTACGACCTGGTCGGCATCCGCGTCCTGGTGGACACCGTCCGTGACTGCTACGCGGCCCTGGGCACCGTCCACGCCCGCTGGAACCCGGTTCCGGGGCGGTTCAAGGACTACATCGCGATGCCCAAGTTCAACATGTACCAGTCGCTGCACACGACGGTCATCGGGCCCAACGGCAAGCCGGTCGAACTCCAGATCCGGACGTTCGACATGCACCGCCGCGCCGAGTACGGCATCGCCGCGCACTGGAAGTACAAGCAGGAGGCCGTCGCCGGCGCCTCCAAGGTGCGCTCGGACCAGCCACGGACCACCGGCAAGGACGACCACCTCAACGACATGGCCTGGCTGCGTCAGCTGCTGGACTGGCAGAAGGAGACCGAGGACCCCGGCGAGTTCCTGGAGTCCCTGCGCTTCGACCTGTCCCGCAACGAGGTCTTCGTCTTCACGCCGAAGGGTGACGTGATAGCGCTGCCGGCCGGCGCCACGCCCGTGGACTTCTCGTACGCGGTGCACACCGAGGTGGGCCACCGCACCATAGGAGCCCGCGTCAACGGACGCCTCGTCCCGCTGGAATCGACCCTGGACAACGGCGACCTGGTGGAGGTCTTCACCTCCAAGGCGGCCGGGGCCGGACCGTCCCGGGACTGGCTGAACTTCGTGAAGTCGCCGCGGGCCCGCAACAAGATCCGGGCCTGGTTCTCCAAGGAGCGCCGCGACGAGGCCATCGAGCAGGGCAAGGACGCCATCGTCCGCGCGATGCGCAAGCAGAACCTGCCGATCCAGCGCATCCTCACCGGCGACTCGCTCGTCACCCTCGCTCACGAGATGCGCTACCCGGACATCTCCGCCCTCTACGCGGCCATAGGCGAAAGCCATGTCTCCGCGCAGAGCGTGGTGCAGAAGCTCGTCCAGGCCCTCGGCGGCGAGGAGGCCGCCACCGAGGAGATCGACGAGGCCGTACCGCCCACCCGCAGCCGCAAGCGGCGCGGCAACAACGACCCCGGAGTCGTGGTCAAGGGCGTCGAGGACGTCTGGGTCAAGCTGGCCCGCTGTTGTACGCCCGTCCCCGGCGACCCCATCATCGGCTTCGTCACCCGCGGCAGCGGCGTATCGGTGCACCGCAACGACTGCGTCAACGTCGAGTCGCTCTCACGCGAGCCCGAGCGGATCCTCGAGGTCGAGTGGGCGCCCACGCAGTCCTCGGTCTTCCTCGTCGCCATACAGGTCGAGGCCCTGGACCGCAGCCGTCTGCTGTCGGACGTCACCCGAGTCCTGTCCGACCAGCACGTCAACATCCTGTCCGCAGCCGTCCAGACGTCCCGCGACCGCGTCGCCACCTCCCGCTTCACCTTCGAGATGGGCGACCCGAAGCACCTGGGCCACGTCCTGAAGGCCGTACGCGGTGTGGAAGGCGTCTACGACGTGTACCGGGTGACGTCGGCGCGGAGGCCCTAG
- the hisS gene encoding histidine--tRNA ligase, whose amino-acid sequence MSTFQAPKGTYDLLPPRSATFLAVREAIAGPLRNSGYGYVETPGFENVELFARGVGESTDIVTKEMYAFETKGGDRLALRPEGTASVLRAALEANLHRQGNLPVKLWYSGSYYRYEQPQAGRYRHFSQVGAEAIGAEDPALDAELIILADQAYRSLGLRNFRILLNSLGDKECRPVYRAALQEFLRGLDLDEDTLRRAEINPLRVLDDKRGDVQKQLTDAPLLRDYLCDACKAYHEEVRGLITAAGVSFEDDLKLVRGLDYYTRTTFEFVHDGLGSQSAVGGGGRYDGLSEMIGGPALPSVGWALGVDRTVLALEAEGVELELPAATSVFAVPLGEEARRLLFAKVTELRKVGIAADFSYGGKGLKGAMKNANRSGARYTVVAGERDLAEGVVQLKDMESGEQVAVGVNEIVAELEARLG is encoded by the coding sequence GTGAGCACCTTTCAGGCCCCTAAGGGCACGTACGACCTGCTGCCGCCCCGCTCCGCGACGTTTCTCGCGGTCCGTGAGGCGATCGCCGGCCCGCTGCGCAACTCCGGGTACGGCTACGTCGAGACGCCCGGTTTCGAGAACGTCGAGCTTTTCGCGCGCGGTGTCGGTGAGTCGACCGACATCGTGACCAAGGAGATGTACGCCTTCGAGACGAAGGGCGGCGACAGGCTGGCCCTGCGCCCCGAAGGCACCGCGTCCGTACTGCGCGCCGCGCTGGAAGCGAACCTGCACCGCCAGGGCAACCTCCCCGTCAAGCTCTGGTACTCGGGCTCGTACTACCGCTACGAACAGCCGCAGGCCGGTCGCTACCGCCACTTCTCCCAGGTCGGCGCCGAAGCCATCGGTGCCGAGGACCCGGCCCTGGACGCCGAGTTGATCATCCTGGCGGACCAGGCGTACCGCTCGCTGGGGCTGCGGAACTTCCGCATCCTGCTCAACAGCCTGGGCGACAAGGAGTGCCGTCCCGTCTACCGGGCCGCCCTGCAGGAGTTCCTGCGCGGCCTGGACCTGGACGAGGACACGCTCCGCCGTGCGGAGATCAACCCGCTGCGGGTCCTCGACGACAAGCGCGGGGACGTCCAGAAGCAGCTGACCGACGCCCCGCTGCTGCGTGACTACCTCTGCGACGCCTGCAAGGCGTACCACGAGGAGGTGCGCGGGCTGATCACGGCGGCGGGCGTCTCCTTCGAGGACGACCTCAAGCTGGTGCGCGGCCTGGACTACTACACCCGCACGACCTTCGAGTTCGTCCACGACGGCCTCGGCTCGCAGTCCGCGGTGGGCGGCGGCGGCCGCTACGACGGCCTCTCCGAGATGATCGGCGGCCCCGCGCTGCCGTCGGTCGGCTGGGCCCTCGGCGTCGACCGCACCGTCCTGGCCCTGGAGGCGGAGGGCGTCGAGCTCGAACTCCCCGCCGCCACCAGCGTGTTCGCCGTCCCGCTCGGCGAGGAGGCCCGCCGCCTGCTGTTCGCCAAGGTCACGGAGTTGCGCAAGGTGGGCATCGCGGCCGACTTCTCGTACGGCGGGAAGGGGCTGAAGGGCGCGATGAAGAACGCCAACCGGAGCGGTGCGCGCTACACCGTCGTGGCCGGGGAGCGCGACCTGGCCGAAGGCGTCGTCCAGCTCAAGGACATGGAGTCCGGCGAGCAGGTCGCCGTCGGCGTGAACGAGATCGTGGCGGAGCTGGAGGCCCGGCTCGGCTGA
- a CDS encoding MBL fold metallo-hydrolase encodes MLIAGFPAGAWGTNCYLVAPAAGEECVIIDPGHQATQGVEETLKKHRLKPVAVVLTHGHIDHVASVVPVCGAHDVPAWIHPEDRYMMSDPEKALGRSIGMPLMGELTVGEPGDVKELTDGARLELAGLELSVAHAPGHTKGSVTFRMPENTEIPSVFFSGDLLFAGSIGRTDLPGGDMAEMLDSLARVCLPLDDSTVVLSGHGPQTTIGQERATNPYLRQVAAGGQGAPSAPRRGM; translated from the coding sequence GTGCTCATTGCCGGGTTCCCCGCCGGGGCCTGGGGGACCAACTGTTATCTGGTCGCCCCCGCCGCGGGTGAGGAGTGCGTGATCATCGACCCGGGCCACCAGGCCACCCAGGGTGTCGAGGAGACGCTGAAGAAGCATCGGCTCAAGCCCGTCGCCGTCGTCCTCACCCATGGCCACATCGACCACGTGGCCTCGGTCGTCCCGGTGTGCGGCGCGCACGACGTACCGGCGTGGATCCACCCCGAGGACCGGTACATGATGAGCGACCCCGAGAAGGCGCTCGGCCGTTCCATCGGCATGCCGCTCATGGGCGAGCTGACCGTGGGGGAGCCGGGTGACGTCAAGGAGCTGACCGACGGCGCTCGGCTGGAGCTGGCCGGTCTGGAACTGTCCGTCGCGCACGCGCCCGGCCATACCAAGGGGTCGGTGACGTTCCGGATGCCCGAGAACACGGAGATCCCCTCCGTGTTCTTCTCCGGGGATCTGCTCTTCGCCGGCTCCATCGGACGCACCGACCTGCCCGGCGGTGACATGGCCGAGATGCTCGATTCGCTGGCCCGCGTGTGCCTGCCGCTCGACGACTCGACCGTGGTGCTGTCCGGCCACGGCCCCCAGACGACCATCGGCCAGGAGCGCGCCACCAACCCGTATCTGCGGCAGGTGGCCGCCGGCGGCCAGGGAGCCCCCTCGGCTCCCCGACGAGGAATGTGA
- the secF gene encoding protein translocase subunit SecF, producing MSKLGDLGARLHRGEVGYDFVGNRKIWYGVSILITITAILGLAVRGLSMGIEFQGGAVFTTERTSVSVTQAETYAEEASGHDAIVQKLGNDTLRIQISGVDTAKSDEIKQELAKDLKVDADTINADLVGPSWGEQIATKAWQGLAIFLVLVVIYLAIAFELRMAIAAFVALIHDITITIGIYALVGFEVTPGTVIGLLTILGYSLYDTVVVFDSLKEQTKDITKQNRWTYAEIANRSINSTLVRSINTTVVALLPVAGLLFIGGGVLGAGMLNDISLSLFVGLAAGAYSSIFIATPLVADLKEREPQLKALKKRVLAKRAQAEHDEEPEADGPYDDESADATPAVVGPRAQPGSRSRGRGGKRR from the coding sequence ATGTCGAAGCTCGGTGACCTCGGAGCCCGACTCCACCGCGGCGAGGTCGGTTACGACTTCGTCGGCAACCGCAAGATCTGGTACGGCGTCTCGATCCTGATCACCATCACGGCCATCCTCGGCCTGGCGGTGCGCGGCCTGAGCATGGGCATCGAGTTCCAGGGCGGCGCCGTCTTCACCACGGAGCGGACGAGCGTCTCGGTCACCCAGGCCGAGACGTACGCGGAGGAGGCCTCAGGCCACGACGCGATCGTGCAGAAGCTCGGCAACGACACCCTGCGCATCCAGATCTCCGGCGTGGACACGGCCAAGTCCGACGAGATCAAGCAGGAGCTCGCCAAGGACCTCAAGGTCGACGCGGACACGATCAACGCAGACCTGGTCGGCCCCAGCTGGGGTGAGCAGATCGCCACCAAGGCCTGGCAGGGCCTCGCGATCTTCCTGGTCCTCGTGGTGATCTATCTGGCGATCGCGTTCGAGTTGCGCATGGCCATCGCCGCGTTCGTCGCCCTGATCCACGACATCACCATCACGATCGGCATCTATGCCCTCGTCGGCTTCGAGGTGACGCCGGGCACGGTGATCGGTCTGCTCACGATCCTCGGTTACTCGCTCTACGACACGGTCGTCGTCTTCGACAGCCTCAAGGAGCAGACGAAGGACATCACCAAGCAGAACCGCTGGACGTACGCCGAGATCGCCAACCGTTCGATCAACAGCACCCTGGTGCGCTCGATCAACACCACGGTGGTCGCGCTGCTGCCGGTCGCCGGTCTGCTGTTCATCGGTGGCGGTGTCCTCGGCGCGGGCATGCTCAACGACATCTCGCTGTCGCTGTTCGTCGGCCTCGCGGCCGGTGCGTACTCGTCGATCTTCATCGCCACGCCGCTCGTCGCCGACCTCAAGGAGCGCGAGCCGCAGTTGAAGGCACTCAAGAAGCGCGTACTCGCCAAGCGGGCCCAGGCCGAGCACGACGAGGAGCCGGAGGCCGACGGTCCGTACGACGACGAGTCGGCGGACGCCACCCCCGCGGTGGTCGGCCCGCGCGCCCAGCCGGGGAGCCGCAGCCGCGGCCGGGGTGGTAAGCGGCGATGA
- a CDS encoding adenine phosphoribosyltransferase: protein MTDIKELLLSRIRDVADHPEPGVMFKDITPLLADPAAFTALTDALAELTVRHGATKIVGLEARGFILGAPAAIRAGVGFIPVRKAGKLPGATLSQAYDLEYGSAEIEVHAEDLAVGDRVMVIDDVLATGGTAEASLQLIRRAGAEVAGVAVLMELSFLTGRQRLESALAGAPLEALITV, encoded by the coding sequence ATGACGGACATCAAGGAGCTGTTGCTCAGCCGCATCCGTGACGTCGCGGACCACCCGGAGCCGGGCGTGATGTTCAAGGACATCACCCCGCTGCTGGCCGACCCTGCGGCGTTCACCGCGCTGACGGACGCGCTGGCGGAGCTGACCGTGCGGCACGGCGCCACGAAGATCGTCGGCCTGGAGGCCCGGGGCTTCATCCTGGGAGCCCCGGCCGCGATCCGGGCCGGCGTCGGCTTCATCCCCGTACGCAAGGCGGGCAAGCTCCCCGGAGCCACGCTCAGCCAGGCCTACGACCTGGAGTACGGCTCCGCCGAGATCGAGGTGCACGCCGAGGACCTGGCCGTGGGCGACCGCGTCATGGTCATCGACGACGTCCTCGCCACCGGCGGTACCGCCGAGGCCTCCCTCCAGCTGATCCGCCGCGCGGGCGCCGAGGTCGCCGGCGTCGCGGTGCTGATGGAGCTGTCCTTCCTGACGGGCCGGCAGCGCCTGGAGTCCGCGCTGGCCGGAGCCCCGCTGGAGGCCCTGATCACCGTCTGA
- a CDS encoding vitamin K epoxide reductase family protein, with the protein MSKTTVKDVSAAEREHTVVPRTVGGSRAFAILLLITGAAGLLASWVITIDKFKLLEDPDFIPGCSLNPVVSCGNIMKSDQASVFGFPNPMLGLVAYGIVICVGISLLARATYPRWYWLTFNAGTAFGVGFVTWLQYQSLYNINSLCLWCCLAWVATILMFWYVTSSNIRHGFLPAPGWLKNFFGEFTWVLPVMHIGVIGMLILTRWWDFWTS; encoded by the coding sequence ATGAGCAAGACGACAGTCAAGGACGTCTCCGCCGCCGAGCGGGAACACACCGTGGTCCCACGCACGGTGGGCGGCAGTCGTGCCTTCGCGATCCTGCTGCTGATCACCGGCGCGGCCGGGCTGCTCGCGTCCTGGGTCATCACGATCGACAAGTTCAAGCTGCTCGAGGACCCGGACTTCATCCCTGGCTGCAGCCTCAACCCGGTCGTCTCCTGCGGCAACATCATGAAGAGCGACCAGGCCTCCGTCTTCGGGTTCCCCAACCCGATGCTCGGCCTCGTCGCGTACGGCATCGTCATCTGCGTCGGCATCAGCCTGCTCGCCCGCGCGACCTACCCGCGCTGGTACTGGCTGACCTTCAACGCGGGCACCGCCTTCGGCGTCGGCTTCGTGACCTGGCTGCAGTACCAGTCGCTGTACAACATCAACTCGCTCTGCCTGTGGTGCTGCCTCGCCTGGGTCGCCACGATCCTGATGTTCTGGTACGTCACGTCCTCCAACATTCGTCACGGCTTCCTGCCCGCGCCCGGCTGGCTGAAGAACTTCTTCGGCGAGTTCACCTGGGTCCTGCCCGTGATGCACATCGGCGTCATCGGCATGCTGATCCTCACCCGCTGGTGGGACTTCTGGACCAGCTGA
- a CDS encoding DUF349 domain-containing protein — MSSDPWGRVDETGTVYVRTADGEQVVGSWQAGSPEEALAYFERKYEGLVVEIGLLEKRVKTTDLSAKDAQVAIDHIREQVDAHHAVGDLAALKVRLDRLVETVEARREERKQQRAKQSDEARHSKEALVTEAEELAQSDQWRSAGERLRALVDTWKGLPRLDRKSDDELWHRFSHARSAFSKRRKAHFAQLDAQREDARKTKEKLVAEAEALSNSSDWGPTAARYRELMADWKAAGRAQREHEDDLWNRFRGAQDVFFAARSSVFAERDAEQSENLKLKEELAGEAEKILPVTDLKTARAAFRSLNERWEAIGHVPRDSRPKVEGRMHAVERAIQEAEETEWRRTNPEARARAAGLTGQLQAAVDKLGSQIEAARAQGNNARADKLQRELDGRQALLDQALKGLQEFGG; from the coding sequence GTGAGCAGCGACCCGTGGGGCCGCGTCGACGAGACGGGGACCGTGTACGTGCGTACGGCCGACGGCGAGCAGGTCGTCGGTTCCTGGCAGGCAGGCTCCCCCGAGGAAGCGCTGGCCTACTTCGAGCGCAAGTACGAGGGCTTGGTCGTCGAAATCGGCCTCCTCGAGAAGCGGGTGAAGACCACCGATCTGTCGGCGAAGGACGCTCAGGTCGCGATCGATCACATTCGCGAGCAGGTGGACGCGCATCATGCGGTCGGTGACCTGGCCGCGCTCAAGGTGCGGCTGGACAGACTCGTGGAGACGGTCGAGGCGCGCCGCGAGGAGCGCAAGCAGCAGCGGGCGAAGCAGTCCGACGAGGCCCGGCACTCCAAGGAGGCCCTGGTCACCGAGGCGGAGGAGCTCGCCCAGTCCGACCAGTGGCGGTCCGCCGGTGAGCGGCTGCGGGCACTGGTGGACACCTGGAAGGGTCTGCCGCGGCTGGACCGCAAGTCCGACGACGAGCTCTGGCACCGCTTCTCGCACGCCCGCTCGGCGTTCTCCAAGCGTCGCAAGGCCCACTTCGCGCAGCTCGACGCGCAGCGCGAGGATGCCCGCAAGACCAAGGAGAAGCTGGTCGCGGAGGCCGAGGCGCTGTCGAACTCGTCCGACTGGGGTCCCACGGCGGCGCGCTACCGCGAGCTGATGGCCGACTGGAAGGCCGCCGGACGCGCCCAGCGTGAGCACGAGGACGACCTGTGGAACCGCTTCCGCGGGGCCCAGGACGTCTTCTTCGCCGCCCGCAGCTCCGTGTTCGCCGAGCGTGACGCGGAGCAGTCGGAGAACCTCAAGCTCAAGGAGGAGCTGGCCGGGGAGGCGGAGAAGATCCTGCCGGTGACGGATCTGAAGACGGCGCGTGCCGCCTTCCGCTCGCTCAACGAGCGGTGGGAGGCCATCGGCCATGTCCCGCGTGACTCCCGCCCGAAGGTCGAGGGCCGGATGCACGCGGTCGAGCGGGCCATCCAGGAGGCCGAGGAAACGGAGTGGCGCCGCACCAACCCGGAGGCCCGCGCCCGCGCCGCCGGTCTCACGGGCCAGCTCCAGGCCGCCGTGGACAAGCTGGGCAGTCAGATCGAGGCGGCCCGCGCCCAGGGCAACAACGCGAGGGCCGACAAGCTCCAGCGTGAGCTCGACGGCCGTCAGGCCCTGCTGGACCAGGCGCTGAAGGGTCTGCAGGAGTTCGGCGGCTGA
- a CDS encoding peptidylprolyl isomerase, with product MVSQDQRRRQLAREKFLRQQQRRTSARRKAHVRNAVIASVLGVILVGSVALYTTDVLKGDDKQDNAGAEVTPSASPSASKAPDPCEKAAAGKVEKLTFKKEPAITIDKTAKYTMDLQTTCGSIPITMDAAKAPHTVNSFDFLVNKGYLDHTKCHRLTTQGIYVLQCGDPQGTGMGGPGYTIPDENLKDSRLKGDVYPAGTVAMANQFNGQTGEGKNSGGSQFFLVFQDSPLPANYTPFGTISEAGMKVLTKIAKAGENTGMGDGTPNATVVINKATVKKS from the coding sequence GTGGTCAGCCAGGATCAGCGGCGGCGTCAGCTCGCCCGGGAGAAGTTCTTGCGGCAGCAGCAGCGGCGTACGTCCGCGCGACGCAAGGCCCATGTCCGCAACGCCGTGATCGCCTCGGTGCTCGGTGTGATCCTGGTGGGCAGCGTGGCGCTGTACACGACCGACGTCCTCAAGGGTGACGACAAGCAGGACAACGCCGGCGCGGAGGTGACCCCCAGCGCCTCGCCCAGTGCCAGCAAGGCGCCGGACCCGTGCGAGAAGGCGGCTGCGGGCAAGGTGGAGAAGCTCACCTTCAAGAAGGAACCCGCGATCACCATCGACAAGACCGCGAAGTACACGATGGATCTGCAGACGACCTGCGGTTCCATCCCCATAACGATGGACGCGGCGAAGGCCCCGCACACGGTCAACTCGTTCGACTTCCTGGTGAACAAGGGCTACTTGGACCACACCAAGTGCCACCGCCTCACCACGCAGGGCATCTACGTGCTGCAGTGCGGTGACCCGCAGGGCACCGGCATGGGCGGTCCCGGCTACACGATCCCGGACGAGAACCTCAAGGACTCGCGTCTGAAGGGCGATGTGTACCCGGCGGGCACGGTCGCGATGGCGAACCAGTTCAACGGGCAGACGGGTGAGGGCAAGAACAGCGGTGGCAGCCAGTTCTTCCTCGTCTTCCAGGACAGTCCGCTGCCGGCCAACTACACACCGTTCGGCACGATCTCCGAGGCGGGGATGAAGGTCCTGACCAAGATCGCCAAGGCCGGTGAGAACACGGGGATGGGTGATGGGACGCCCAATGCGACCGTTGTGATCAACAAGGCGACTGTCAAGAAGTCCTGA